Proteins found in one Vallitalea guaymasensis genomic segment:
- a CDS encoding Ig-like domain-containing alpha-2-macroglobulin family protein, with protein MKKINIVGKLKNMTKKQKMIAVIMCIVILAGITTSAVLLSANSNDKSKDLADDKNKVEEVVDIGKDDTQDIPENTDILVESMSNTPYGIDTKPKIKVTSKTPMREDAIKKNLSFSPHRSYDIEKVNDKEYILSVNSPFDNNELVKVTYNTKEEKLGWAFQTVKKFGVSTTHPANEGYSVPTNTGIEIQFTKDIGEHNFDQYFNIKPSVEGEFKYEKDKIIFVPKNKLKERKEYEVTIKKGYSDGAETIDEDYTFTFKTDGHNFNDKYINLYGTTESITYMKPNEPQMLTCYANGNDEEKKISLSIYKYKDKKDFVKGYYDRNDIDIDKYASSLTATENYTYEVTANDFGYEDVIELQHLDEGYYFLKAKYYDSVDYMFIQVSPYNAYTAVDNDKVMVWMVNGTTSELVKDANIVIDDKNIGKTDENGFAFLDKKQEYSENVLMELQAGNDNPLMIPLVIDDHSKNPNCIYWSYIYFDRGIYLPTDEINVFGFVQNREGKSIKNVRVELLNDNNTLMEAKEVKLSNIGTYETKFNIDNYLDSYLKVRVIVDGEYEIENEYIDIARFEKPTYKLDTSLDKEFIMMDDTVNYSADVTFYEGTPAADSHISIETSRFSLFGKETSCSKEYICDEKGHKEVELTPYLNTTKWKPRFINIRTRFDDLDRNYIRDVSSVILFPRDIMIETEDKKISDEEVKISVNVNNIDTSNFNGQLYDYDSYRGEGIASKDVEIEIEETYYERIYQGKEYDYINKRSYDSYTYERHDNILGTIEGITDENGVLTFNFDEIKENRGYRFYIRTKDSKGRLIEQIHYYSEAYYVNDNQNYLQRYSLHMNKDLFKKNDNMELAIKQGNENISERENDKSLFFVCKEGIIDYIISDDTKVDIKYLQKYIPNATIYAVYFDGKSLHNDYSMKRWFGYDYEDEKLNVNIETDKNDYKPGDKVKLTVKVTDKDDKPVTADVNISVVDEAFFAICEDSTWVLSDLYRSVFSSGLTSQFLAAYNIYNNFGGAECGGEGDSEIIRSKFKNTADFGIIKTDENGICTKEFELPDNLTSWRITCTAINDKLKAGKEKYNINAKLPFFISSLVYDSYMKGDYINATIKTGGAKLKKEDSVEFTAKIEQEDGKVVEVTETGKGHEYVNIPIGKLPKGKHKITIIAKTGNYKDGEQYDIEIKDSLHYFDVIKQEDLKEDMEIISNDQYVNLIFLNKDLCEYYLGLLDVYYSNYNDRSEYIISSNIAGKELNKKFETDFKLDEPRCEEFVSYNGLYRDFSYGNNSAEITANLISVGFVEDREKQVNGLLQAARDEYRPVKENIAALWGLSLLDEPVLLETNAMYTKINGTSETLSFEKMYMMLTFIENGELQKAKEIYNDIKDNYVKQKHEMLYIDDADTGNKFTAMMMMAAIKLNNLEDAKGMYAHLQHTGEYKYPTITEKLYYLQNMKPKEDKASFKYELDGKEETVSLGINRYHSLDLTKEQAGSIKFSEIDGNVRVIKDFIGTVKDIEKTDKYNIERWYSSDGSGEDIKQGEIVTVHIKVNVLDNRLSTFVLDDILPTALTFIGKEKTNSDKLGVWADNEARRTKLHVYVGWNYRMSDEYSFEITYKTKAVLAGEYIAEPIIIRDYMNDEITCSKENVVKIK; from the coding sequence ATGAAAAAAATTAATATTGTAGGTAAACTGAAAAATATGACCAAAAAGCAAAAAATGATAGCTGTAATAATGTGTATAGTTATTTTGGCTGGTATTACAACAAGTGCAGTTTTGTTGTCTGCTAATAGTAACGACAAAAGCAAAGATTTAGCAGACGATAAAAATAAAGTAGAAGAAGTGGTTGATATAGGGAAAGATGATACCCAAGACATACCAGAAAATACTGATATTCTAGTAGAGTCCATGTCCAATACGCCATATGGCATTGATACAAAACCAAAAATAAAAGTAACTTCCAAAACTCCTATGAGAGAAGATGCCATAAAGAAAAATTTGAGTTTCAGTCCTCATAGAAGTTACGATATTGAGAAGGTAAATGATAAGGAATATATTTTATCGGTGAATTCTCCTTTTGATAACAATGAGCTTGTAAAAGTAACTTATAATACTAAGGAAGAGAAATTAGGATGGGCTTTCCAAACAGTTAAAAAATTTGGTGTATCTACAACTCACCCAGCTAATGAAGGTTATAGTGTTCCAACTAATACAGGTATAGAAATACAATTCACCAAAGATATAGGCGAACATAACTTCGACCAATATTTTAATATTAAGCCATCTGTTGAAGGTGAATTCAAATATGAAAAAGATAAAATAATATTCGTTCCAAAGAATAAATTAAAAGAAAGAAAAGAATATGAAGTAACCATCAAAAAAGGATATAGTGACGGTGCTGAGACTATAGACGAAGATTATACGTTCACCTTCAAGACAGATGGACATAATTTTAATGATAAGTATATTAACCTATATGGTACTACTGAGTCTATTACATATATGAAACCGAATGAACCACAAATGCTTACATGTTATGCTAATGGCAATGATGAAGAAAAGAAGATAAGTCTTAGTATATACAAATATAAGGACAAAAAGGATTTTGTAAAAGGTTATTATGATAGAAATGATATTGATATAGATAAATATGCCTCCAGTCTGACTGCAACTGAGAATTATACATATGAGGTGACTGCCAATGATTTTGGATATGAGGATGTTATTGAACTGCAACATCTAGATGAAGGTTATTATTTCTTAAAAGCCAAGTATTATGATTCAGTGGATTATATGTTCATTCAAGTATCTCCATACAACGCATATACAGCAGTTGATAATGATAAGGTAATGGTATGGATGGTGAATGGAACAACTAGTGAGTTAGTAAAAGATGCAAATATAGTAATTGATGATAAGAATATAGGTAAAACCGATGAGAATGGTTTTGCATTTTTGGATAAAAAACAAGAGTACAGTGAAAATGTGCTTATGGAACTACAGGCAGGTAATGATAATCCATTGATGATTCCATTGGTAATAGACGATCATTCCAAGAATCCTAACTGCATTTATTGGTCTTACATATATTTTGATAGAGGGATATATCTACCTACTGATGAGATAAATGTATTTGGTTTTGTACAAAACAGAGAAGGCAAGAGTATAAAAAATGTCAGGGTAGAATTGTTGAACGATAATAATACCCTTATGGAAGCAAAAGAAGTAAAATTAAGCAACATAGGTACTTATGAAACGAAATTCAATATTGATAATTATCTTGATAGTTATCTAAAAGTAAGGGTAATAGTAGATGGTGAATACGAGATTGAAAATGAGTATATAGATATTGCCAGATTCGAGAAACCTACTTACAAACTGGATACTTCCCTTGATAAAGAATTCATAATGATGGACGATACAGTCAACTACTCAGCTGATGTTACATTCTATGAAGGAACGCCAGCTGCTGATTCACATATCTCTATAGAAACAAGTAGATTCAGTTTGTTTGGTAAAGAAACGAGTTGCAGTAAAGAATATATTTGTGATGAAAAGGGACATAAAGAAGTGGAGTTAACACCTTATCTTAATACAACTAAATGGAAACCTAGATTTATCAACATACGAACAAGGTTTGATGACTTGGATAGGAATTATATAAGAGATGTGTCCAGTGTTATTCTCTTTCCAAGAGATATAATGATAGAGACAGAGGATAAAAAAATATCTGATGAAGAAGTTAAAATATCAGTTAACGTAAATAATATTGATACAAGTAATTTTAATGGACAATTATATGATTATGATTCATATAGGGGAGAGGGCATTGCCTCTAAAGATGTAGAAATAGAAATAGAAGAAACCTATTATGAAAGGATTTATCAAGGCAAAGAATACGATTATATCAATAAAAGAAGCTATGACAGTTATACATATGAAAGACATGATAACATATTAGGTACTATAGAGGGAATAACAGACGAGAATGGTGTATTAACTTTCAACTTTGATGAAATAAAGGAAAATAGAGGATATAGATTCTATATACGAACCAAAGACAGCAAGGGTAGGTTGATTGAACAGATTCACTATTATTCAGAAGCCTATTATGTTAATGATAACCAAAACTACTTGCAGAGATATTCATTGCATATGAACAAAGATTTATTCAAGAAGAATGACAATATGGAACTAGCTATTAAACAAGGGAATGAAAATATATCAGAAAGAGAGAATGACAAATCTTTATTCTTTGTATGTAAAGAAGGAATAATTGATTATATAATCAGTGATGATACAAAAGTGGATATTAAATACTTACAAAAATATATTCCAAATGCTACCATATATGCTGTATATTTTGATGGCAAATCATTACATAATGATTATAGTATGAAAAGATGGTTCGGATATGACTATGAAGACGAAAAGCTTAATGTAAATATTGAGACAGACAAGAATGATTATAAACCAGGAGATAAGGTAAAATTAACAGTCAAGGTAACAGATAAGGATGATAAACCAGTTACAGCTGATGTAAATATAAGTGTAGTTGATGAAGCATTCTTTGCAATCTGTGAAGATTCTACATGGGTGTTATCTGATCTCTATAGAAGTGTATTTTCATCAGGATTAACAAGTCAATTCCTAGCAGCTTACAATATATATAATAATTTTGGTGGAGCTGAATGTGGTGGCGAAGGTGATTCGGAAATAATAAGAAGCAAATTCAAGAACACAGCAGATTTCGGCATCATCAAAACAGATGAAAACGGGATATGTACCAAGGAATTTGAATTACCAGATAACTTGACTAGCTGGAGAATTACATGTACAGCCATAAATGACAAATTAAAGGCAGGTAAAGAGAAATATAATATAAATGCAAAATTGCCATTCTTCATCTCATCACTTGTATATGATAGTTATATGAAAGGTGATTATATCAACGCTACCATAAAAACAGGTGGTGCTAAGCTTAAAAAAGAAGATTCAGTAGAATTTACTGCCAAGATAGAACAAGAAGACGGTAAAGTAGTAGAGGTCACAGAAACAGGAAAAGGCCATGAGTATGTTAACATTCCTATTGGTAAACTTCCAAAAGGTAAGCATAAGATAACTATTATAGCTAAAACTGGTAATTATAAAGATGGTGAACAATATGATATCGAAATAAAAGATTCTCTTCATTATTTTGATGTTATAAAACAAGAAGACCTAAAAGAAGATATGGAAATAATAAGTAATGACCAATATGTCAATCTTATATTCCTTAACAAAGATTTATGCGAATATTACCTTGGTTTACTGGATGTATATTATTCAAACTATAACGATAGAAGTGAGTATATAATATCATCTAATATAGCAGGAAAAGAGCTGAATAAGAAATTTGAGACAGATTTTAAATTAGATGAACCAAGATGTGAAGAATTCGTATCTTATAATGGATTATATAGAGATTTTTCATATGGAAACAATAGTGCAGAGATAACAGCCAATCTAATATCAGTAGGCTTTGTAGAAGATAGAGAGAAACAGGTAAACGGACTACTACAAGCAGCCAGAGATGAATATAGGCCTGTAAAAGAAAACATAGCGGCTCTATGGGGATTATCCTTGTTGGATGAACCAGTGTTACTAGAGACAAATGCAATGTATACTAAAATAAATGGCACAAGTGAAACACTAAGTTTTGAAAAGATGTATATGATGTTGACTTTTATTGAAAATGGAGAGTTACAAAAAGCAAAAGAAATATATAATGATATAAAGGATAATTATGTTAAACAAAAACATGAGATGCTATATATAGATGATGCTGATACAGGTAATAAATTTACTGCTATGATGATGATGGCAGCTATTAAATTAAACAACTTGGAAGATGCAAAAGGTATGTATGCTCACCTACAACATACAGGTGAATATAAATATCCTACAATAACAGAAAAACTCTATTATCTGCAAAACATGAAACCAAAAGAGGATAAAGCATCTTTTAAATATGAATTAGATGGCAAAGAAGAAACTGTATCATTAGGAATAAATAGATATCATTCATTGGATTTAACTAAAGAACAAGCAGGAAGTATCAAGTTCTCAGAGATTGATGGCAATGTTAGGGTTATAAAAGATTTTATTGGAACAGTAAAGGATATTGAGAAGACCGACAAATACAATATAGAAAGATGGTATTCTTCAGATGGTTCAGGAGAAGACATAAAACAAGGGGAGATTGTAACAGTCCATATAAAAGTCAATGTTCTTGATAACCGTTTATCAACATTTGTATTAGACGATATTTTACCTACCGCACTAACTTTCATAGGTAAAGAGAAGACGAATTCCGATAAACTAGGTGTATGGGCAGATAATGAAGCAAGAAGAACTAAATTACATGTATATGTTGGTTGGAATTATAGGATGTCTGATGAATACAGCTTCGAGATCACTTACAAAACAAAAGCAGTTCTAGCAGGTGAATATATTGCAGAACCAATCATAATCAGAGATTATATGAATGATGAAATAACTTGCAGCAAAGAAAACGTTGTGAAAATAAAATAG